The region GAAACAGACGCTTCCAACAAACTGACgtaaacctgaaggagttgaACGACCCAGGGCTCTCAGATAAGCACTGCGTCCTGAGGCTGCCGGAGTACGCAGCGAAGATTGTTAAAAAGAGAATGGAATTAGGAGAACCCCTGGGAATGAAGGTGGCGCCGACGGGCAGATACGACTTCAGAGAATATAAGATAACTATAAATGGACTTGGCAGGCCACTGTACGGAGTACTGGGGGAACTGCCCTGCATAGTGGAGGCGCACAAAACACTCAACAACGACCTGCTGTTTAAATCGGCAGACATATCGCAGCTGATGATCGCATACGAAAAGAAAGAGTCGGAAAAAGTAATAGAGGTACTGAAGGAAAAAATGTGGGAGTGGCCGGACGGATTGACAGAAGGAACGGAGAACataagaagaaggaggttCAAGGAAAAGGACGAGTTCACGAGCGAGGAGGTGAAGGAGGCGGAGCGCGAGTCGCTGGTCCTGATGAACGGCCTGATGAGGGACACGTACCACTTCGAAATAAAGACGACGCAGGAGGTAAACGACCTGGTGCAGAACTACAGGAACGGAAACATAAAGGAGAGGGTGATAGGGCCCGACGAGGACGTGTCGGTGTACATAAGGGCCctggaggagcaggagaCGGAGGACATGCCGGACCTATCGGAAATCATGTTCGACACCGAGATGAGCTCGATACCGAACAGATTTGtgtacaacaacatcaaaaGTAGGATTTTTAGTAAGCATTGAGTGAAAGCTCAAACCCTTAAGATGCATGGCattaacatatacacaaGTATATACTGcagtatgtgtgtgtgtatgttatacacatatgGAGGTACATAAcagtatgtatatacataaagtAGTGCACACATACAGGGTTAGGTACTAGATATGTGTATGGTACATGTACATTCAATGTTGCGGTCTGTTCTGCCGATTAGATCTCATGGTTTGCACAATAATTGCAACAATGAAGGGAAACAGAAGGGGAAAGAGGCTCAAAAAgaaatgaagaagagccctaatatattttacagagGTCTTATTTAGGCGAATTACTCGAGAACGACCTAAAAGTGTAATGAAAAAGGttcaaaatatataaaaataccaaaaattctaaataaaaatcGATATATCAAAGCCAAAAAGGGAATTCctaaaagaaaatgataaaaaaaaactaaaaataccaatataAATCCTCAAAACCATTAAAGAGAATAAAAACCCatagattaaaaatatttttaatctaaATTGAGGATGGATATGGGCCTGAAGAGAAATATGAAGGAGAGAATAGGACCTACATCTAAAATATTAGAAAGTCGAGCAGATAAGCCGTTATGTGGACTGCTACTCAttattatgtgtataaaattaaaagtcTAAGTaagataaatcaaatatgttacaacaAGAGGTTAAACATTAAGCGATTTTGAAATCGAATGTGGGAATAAAATTTTGGGAGAATCCTAACAAAACTAGGGTAAATTTAGTAGAGAAAACGAATATAGGTAGAATGAACGTaagtttgtgtttatttaaattattcaaCGAAGGATGACCTTAATTTACAGATTGCAGTGGAGGGGTGTTGCCACGGGGAGctggataaaatatatgagaGAATCCGCAGCCACGAGCTGGAAAGTGGCACGAAAGTGGATTTATTGCTGTGTTGTGGAGATTTCCAGTCGATACGAGACGAGGCTGACTTAAACGACCTCTCGTGTCCTCAGAAATACAGAGAATATCGCGACTTCAAAGAGTACTATAACTGTGCTAAAAGCTCACCAGTACTGACGGTGTTCATCGGCGGTAATCACGAGGCGCCGGACTTTCTGAGAAACCTGTAAGTTTGCGGAGGTTTCGCCCAAATAGAAGAAGTTTTGAGAATGTGTGTTAACACACAGTTCAGGTATTACGGAGGGTGGGTGGCCCCGAACATATACTACCTGGGTCATTCGGGAGTGTTGAACGTAAATGGGCTCAGAATAGCAGGAGTTTCGGGGATATACAACTTCCACAGTTACACGAGGGGTAAGTTTGGCACCAATGAAGATGTTAAGGCTACTTTG is a window of Theileria orientalis strain Shintoku DNA, chromosome 2, complete genome DNA encoding:
- a CDS encoding uncharacterized protein (TAFII55 protein conserved region domain containing protein), with the translated sequence MSDFNIVDDLAEELGNFIDDTFVEESSNTGVNEDIRKGAGDKYQSSQLEDELEGSLVGINTNASDFTEASGSHVEDGFKVKQLEKRYRQEPKQFNLKQAEMPENDDIELGRNLAKRGVFSADELTDENLFSTALRPQDFQRNRRFQQTDVNLKELNDPGLSDKHCVLRLPEYAAKIVKKRMELGEPLGMKVAPTGRYDFREYKITINGLGRPLYGVLGELPCIVEAHKTLNNDLLFKSADISQLMIAYEKKESEKVIEVLKEKMWEWPDGLTEGTENIRRRRFKEKDEFTSEEVKEAERESLVLMNGLMRDTYHFEIKTTQEVNDLVQNYRNGNIKERVIGPDEDVSVYIRALEEQETEDMPDLSEIMFDTEMSSIPNRFVYNNIKNMCMVHVHSMLRSVLPIRSHGLHNNCNNEGKQKGKEAQKEMKKSPNIFYRGLI